One Nomascus leucogenys isolate Asia chromosome 22a, Asia_NLE_v1, whole genome shotgun sequence DNA segment encodes these proteins:
- the LOC100595867 gene encoding histone H2A type 1, whose translation MSGRGKQGGKARAKAKTRSSRAGLQFPVGRVHRLLRKGNYAERVGAGAPVYLAAVLEYLTAEILELAGNAARDNKKTRIIPRHLQLAIRNDEELNKLLGKVTIAQGGVLPNIQAVLLPKKTESHHKAKGK comes from the coding sequence ATGTCGGGGCGCGGCAAGCAGGGAGGCAAAGCTCGCGCCAAGGCCAAGACCCGCTCTTCTCGGGCCGGTCTCCAGTTCCCCGTGGGCCGAGTGCACCGACTGCTCCGTAAGGGCAACTATGCTGAGCGGGTCGGGGCCGGCGCGCCGGTGTACCTGGCGGCGGTACTGGAGTACCTGACTGCCGAGATCCTGGAGCTGGCGGGTAACGCCGCCCGCGACAACAAGAAGACCCGCATTATCCCGCGTCATCTGCAGCTGGCCATCCGCAACGACGAGGAGCTCAACAAGCTGCTGGGGAAAGTGACCATCGCTCAGGGTGGTGTCCTGCCCAACATCCAGGCCGTGCTATTGCCCAAGAAGACCGAGAGTCACCACAAGGCCAAAGGCAAATAA